A window of the Bacteroides thetaiotaomicron VPI-5482 genome harbors these coding sequences:
- a CDS encoding alpha-d-galacturonidase, translated as MKQNFLKWMVCMCFGLLSVATVMAGGNYKTVKVKAPFPMQPIKVFIYPDRDFKITDFGAVPGGEVDNTKAIAAAIDACNKAGGGRVVVPAGIWLTGPVHFKSNINLCLEEDAVLSFTDNPEDYLPAVMTSWEGLECYNYSPLLYAFECENVAISGKGTLQPKMGTWKVWFKRPAPHLQALKELYTKASTNVPVIERQMAIGENHLRPHLIHFNRCKNVMLDGFKIRESPFWTIHLYMCDGGIVRNLDVRAHGHNNDGIDFEMSRNFLVEDCSFDQGDDAVVIKAGRNQDAWRLNTPCENIVIRNCRILKGHTLLGIGSEISGGIRNIYMHDCTAPNSVMRLFFVKTNHRRGGFIENIYMKNVASGTAQRVLEIDTEVLYQWKDLVPTYEKRITRIDGIYMDKVTCESADAVYELKGNAELPVKNVRIKDVKVGSVKKFVKKVSNVENVVEKNVTYSQKD; from the coding sequence ATGAAACAGAACTTTTTAAAATGGATGGTATGTATGTGTTTCGGGCTATTGTCTGTTGCTACGGTAATGGCGGGCGGTAATTATAAAACTGTCAAAGTAAAAGCTCCTTTTCCGATGCAACCGATTAAAGTCTTTATTTATCCGGACCGGGATTTTAAGATTACGGATTTTGGTGCTGTGCCGGGTGGAGAAGTTGATAATACCAAAGCGATCGCTGCTGCTATTGACGCATGTAATAAAGCGGGCGGTGGACGTGTGGTTGTTCCGGCAGGCATTTGGCTGACGGGACCCGTACACTTTAAAAGCAATATAAACCTCTGTTTAGAAGAAGATGCTGTATTGAGTTTTACAGATAATCCGGAAGACTATCTACCGGCGGTAATGACCTCATGGGAGGGATTGGAGTGCTATAATTACTCACCGCTACTGTATGCATTTGAATGTGAAAATGTGGCAATCAGCGGTAAAGGTACATTACAGCCGAAGATGGGAACATGGAAAGTATGGTTTAAACGTCCTGCACCCCATCTGCAAGCTTTGAAGGAATTGTATACCAAAGCTTCGACCAATGTACCTGTTATAGAACGCCAGATGGCTATCGGTGAAAATCATTTGCGTCCGCATTTGATACATTTCAATCGCTGTAAGAATGTGATGCTGGATGGATTTAAAATACGTGAGAGTCCGTTTTGGACCATTCACCTCTATATGTGTGACGGAGGGATCGTCCGTAATTTGGATGTGCGGGCACATGGACACAATAATGATGGTATTGACTTTGAAATGAGTCGTAACTTTCTGGTCGAAGACTGTTCTTTTGACCAGGGAGACGATGCTGTTGTAATCAAAGCCGGTCGTAATCAGGACGCATGGAGGTTGAATACACCTTGCGAGAATATAGTTATCCGTAACTGCCGGATATTGAAAGGACATACCTTACTGGGCATCGGCAGTGAGATCTCCGGTGGTATACGGAATATCTATATGCATGACTGTACAGCACCCAATTCTGTGATGCGTCTTTTCTTTGTGAAGACAAATCATCGTAGGGGAGGATTTATTGAGAATATCTATATGAAAAATGTAGCATCCGGAACAGCCCAGCGGGTACTTGAAATAGATACGGAGGTGCTTTATCAGTGGAAGGACTTAGTCCCGACTTATGAAAAGCGAATCACTCGTATCGATGGCATCTATATGGATAAAGTAACTTGTGAATCGGCAGACGCTGTATATGAACTGAAAGGAAATGCTGAACTTCCTGTGAAAAATGTGCGGATAAAGGATGTAAAGGTCGGTTCGGTTAAGAAGTTTGTGAAGAAAGTAAGTAATGTTGAAAATGTGGTAGAAAAGAATGTAACTTATTCACAGAAAGATTAA
- a CDS encoding beta-galactosidase, translating into MIVKNENSNPPEKNLRVTRTKNIAKGFPTKVSAPITGKYWAEGPAPLFVGDALYVYFDKYRDHRYGAVRSLDHGETWEDVSDQVSFPKGIRHGTAFAVDASVVESLVDDRKHQSVKAQTSSWFNDKELTLTGVYYYPEHWDESQWERDFKRMHELGFEFTHFAEFAWAQLEPEEGRYDFAWLDKAVALAAKYDLKVIMCTSTATPPVWMSRKYPEILLKNEDGTVLDHGARQHASFASPLYRELSYKMIEKLAQHYGNDSRIVGWQLDNEPAVQFDYNPKAEQAFRDYLRAKYNHNIQLLNDAWGTAFWSEAYSSFDEITLPKRVQMFMNHHQILDYRRFAAAQTNDFLNEQCLLIRKYAKNQWITTNYIPNYDEGHIGGSPALDFQSYTRYMVYGDNEGIGRRGYRVGNPLRIAWANDFFRPIQGTYGVMELQPGQVNWGSINPQPLPGAVRLWMWSVFAGGSDFICTYRYRQPLYGTEQYHYGIVGTDGVTVTPGGREYETFIKEIRELRKHYAPRETKPADYLARRTAILFNHENSWSIERQKQNRTWDTFAHIEKYYRTLKSFGAPVDFVSEQKELTEYPVVIAPAYQLADKELVNKWIAYVKNGGNLVLTCRTAQKDRYGRLPEAPFGSMITPLTGNEMNFYDLLLPEDPGTVVMNGKQYEWNTWGEILIPASDSQVWATYANEFYEGGPAVTFRKLGKGTVTYVGVDSHNGALEKDILKKLYAQLQIPVMDLPYGITVEYRNGLGIVLNYSDRSYTFDIPEGSKVLVGTEEIPTAGVLVFSM; encoded by the coding sequence ATGATCGTCAAGAACGAGAACTCCAATCCTCCGGAGAAAAACCTGCGTGTGACACGCACGAAGAATATTGCCAAAGGTTTTCCGACAAAGGTATCCGCCCCGATTACGGGAAAATATTGGGCGGAAGGACCGGCACCTCTTTTTGTGGGTGATGCGCTTTATGTGTATTTTGATAAGTATCGTGATCATCGTTACGGAGCTGTCCGTTCGCTGGATCATGGTGAAACGTGGGAAGATGTATCCGATCAGGTTTCGTTTCCGAAGGGAATCCGCCACGGGACTGCCTTTGCGGTAGATGCTTCCGTCGTAGAGTCTCTGGTAGATGACCGGAAGCATCAATCTGTAAAAGCACAAACTTCTTCCTGGTTCAACGATAAGGAACTGACATTGACAGGAGTTTATTATTATCCCGAACACTGGGATGAAAGTCAGTGGGAACGTGATTTCAAGAGGATGCATGAACTGGGATTTGAGTTTACTCACTTTGCGGAGTTTGCATGGGCGCAGCTGGAGCCGGAAGAAGGACGATACGATTTTGCCTGGCTGGATAAAGCAGTAGCTCTTGCTGCCAAATATGATCTGAAAGTCATTATGTGTACTTCGACTGCCACACCCCCGGTGTGGATGAGCCGGAAGTATCCCGAAATCCTGTTGAAGAATGAAGATGGTACGGTTCTCGATCACGGTGCCCGCCAGCATGCCTCATTTGCTTCGCCGCTCTATCGGGAATTATCGTATAAGATGATCGAGAAACTGGCACAGCATTATGGCAATGATTCCCGTATTGTCGGATGGCAACTCGACAATGAACCTGCCGTACAGTTCGACTATAATCCGAAAGCGGAACAGGCTTTCCGTGATTATCTCCGTGCAAAATACAATCACAACATTCAGTTGCTGAACGACGCGTGGGGAACCGCTTTCTGGAGTGAGGCTTATTCGTCTTTTGATGAAATCACTCTTCCTAAGCGTGTCCAGATGTTTATGAATCATCATCAGATTCTGGATTATCGTCGTTTTGCCGCTGCGCAGACCAATGATTTTCTGAATGAACAATGTCTGCTGATCAGAAAATATGCAAAGAACCAGTGGATTACTACCAACTATATCCCCAACTATGATGAAGGACATATCGGCGGTAGTCCTGCACTCGATTTCCAGAGTTATACACGCTATATGGTGTATGGCGATAACGAAGGTATCGGACGCCGTGGATATCGGGTAGGAAATCCGTTGCGTATTGCATGGGCGAATGACTTCTTCCGTCCTATACAGGGTACGTATGGCGTGATGGAGTTGCAACCGGGACAAGTGAATTGGGGGAGCATTAATCCGCAACCGCTTCCGGGAGCTGTCCGTCTGTGGATGTGGAGTGTATTTGCCGGTGGAAGCGATTTTATCTGTACGTATCGCTATCGCCAGCCGCTGTACGGCACAGAGCAGTATCATTATGGGATAGTAGGAACGGACGGCGTAACCGTCACTCCCGGCGGAAGGGAATATGAAACCTTTATAAAAGAGATAAGAGAACTCCGGAAACATTATGCTCCGCGCGAAACGAAGCCTGCCGACTATCTGGCACGTCGTACCGCTATCCTTTTCAACCACGAGAATTCCTGGAGCATCGAGCGGCAGAAACAGAACCGTACATGGGATACTTTTGCACATATAGAGAAGTATTACCGGACTTTGAAGTCATTTGGTGCTCCCGTTGATTTTGTCTCCGAACAGAAGGAGTTGACGGAGTATCCTGTGGTGATAGCTCCTGCTTACCAACTGGCTGATAAGGAATTAGTAAATAAATGGATTGCCTATGTGAAAAATGGTGGTAATCTTGTGTTGACCTGCCGTACAGCACAGAAAGACCGTTATGGCCGTTTGCCGGAAGCTCCTTTCGGTTCTATGATCACACCTCTGACGGGAAATGAAATGAACTTTTATGATCTGCTGTTACCGGAAGATCCGGGTACTGTTGTCATGAATGGAAAGCAATATGAGTGGAATACATGGGGAGAAATACTGATTCCCGCATCTGATTCGCAGGTTTGGGCGACGTATGCCAATGAATTCTATGAAGGTGGTCCTGCTGTCACGTTCCGAAAACTGGGTAAAGGCACTGTTACATATGTCGGAGTTGACAGCCACAATGGTGCGTTGGAAAAGGATATCTTAAAGAAATTATATGCACAGCTACAGATTCCTGTGATGGATTTGCCTTATGGAATAACGGTGGAATACCGGAACGGGCTGGGGATTGTACTGAATTATTCAGATCGTTCTTATACATTCGACATACCGGAGGGAAGTAAGGTGCTGGTAGGAACTGAAGAGATCCCAACCGCAGGAGTACTGGTGTTTTCAATGTAA
- a CDS encoding rhamnogalacturonidase: MKQIVGLVLILCCTQMVAQEVFPDGKAIPEWFRENKEVNVNALGKKYSITDYGVANDSTVVQTKKIQEVIDLAARNGGGVIVIPKGTFLSGSLFFKNNTHLHLEEDAVLKGSDDISHFPVKMTRMEGQTLKYFMALVNADGLDGFTISGKGTLNGNGLRYWKSFWLRRSINPDCTNMEEMRPRIIYLSNCKNTQIEGIRIMNSPFWSTHFYKCSFLKLLNLRITSPASPVKAPSTDAVDLDVCNNVLIKNCYMSVNDDAVALKGGKGPWADKDANNGENYDIIIEDCTYGFCHSAFTCGSESILSRNVIVRRCKVDRARALLTLKMRSDTPQKYEYILVEDITGNVQNCLNIAPWTQFYDLKDRKDTPLSYSNNITMRNIDIDCNVFFNVKKSDQYKLSDFCFENLTVRAKKGKVDQSVIDSFTMNNVKINQ, from the coding sequence ATGAAACAAATTGTAGGATTAGTATTGATTTTGTGTTGTACACAAATGGTGGCTCAGGAGGTTTTTCCTGATGGCAAGGCAATCCCTGAATGGTTCAGGGAAAACAAGGAAGTGAATGTGAATGCTTTAGGAAAGAAATATAGCATAACCGATTATGGAGTAGCGAACGACAGTACGGTGGTGCAGACAAAGAAGATACAGGAAGTAATTGATCTGGCTGCCCGGAATGGGGGTGGAGTTATAGTTATTCCCAAAGGTACTTTCTTAAGCGGATCACTTTTCTTTAAAAACAATACTCATTTACATCTGGAAGAAGATGCAGTATTAAAGGGAAGCGATGATATTAGTCATTTTCCGGTGAAAATGACCCGTATGGAGGGACAGACTTTAAAATACTTCATGGCTTTGGTAAATGCAGACGGACTGGATGGATTTACAATTTCCGGAAAGGGAACATTGAATGGAAACGGGCTTCGGTACTGGAAGTCATTTTGGTTACGGCGTTCTATAAATCCGGATTGCACCAATATGGAAGAAATGCGTCCTCGCATTATTTATTTGTCCAACTGTAAGAATACTCAGATTGAGGGAATCAGAATTATGAATTCTCCTTTCTGGAGCACTCATTTCTATAAATGCAGTTTTTTGAAGTTGTTGAATCTTCGCATTACTTCACCTGCCAGTCCCGTAAAAGCTCCTAGTACGGATGCAGTGGACCTTGATGTTTGTAATAATGTGCTGATAAAGAATTGTTATATGTCTGTCAATGATGATGCGGTAGCGCTGAAAGGGGGAAAAGGACCTTGGGCAGATAAAGATGCCAATAATGGAGAAAACTATGATATTATTATTGAAGACTGTACCTACGGATTCTGTCATAGCGCCTTTACTTGTGGTAGTGAGTCTATCCTTAGCCGGAATGTGATTGTCCGCCGTTGTAAGGTAGATAGAGCACGTGCTCTTCTAACTCTAAAGATGCGCTCGGATACACCGCAAAAATATGAGTATATTCTGGTAGAGGATATAACAGGGAATGTACAGAATTGTCTGAATATAGCTCCTTGGACGCAGTTTTACGATTTGAAAGATCGTAAAGATACTCCCCTTTCTTATTCTAATAACATTACGATGCGTAATATAGACATTGATTGTAATGTATTCTTTAATGTTAAGAAGTCTGATCAATATAAGTTGTCTGATTTCTGTTTTGAGAATCTCACAGTGCGGGCTAAGAAAGGAAAAGTGGATCAGAGTGTAATAGATTCATTTACGATGAATAATGTGAAGATAAACCAATAA
- a CDS encoding polysaccharide deacetylase family protein, which translates to MKTFSLFILSLLISIGYLSGADWNVQIARYKQDKACAISYTFDDGLAEHYTLLVPQLEKRGFRGTFWVCGSNINKDNENITDTTRMTWPQLKEMADNGHEISNHGWAHKNFARFPIEEIKEDIFKNDSAIFANTGVMPRTFCYPNNNKKAEGRRIAVQNRVGTRTHQRSIGSKSTLKDLEKWVNTLIETNDWGVGMTHGLTYGYDAFRNPQRLWDHLDQVKARENEIWVGTFREVVSYIKEREETKLEVVNKKNTLLITPELKLDQELFVEPLTMVITGKEIKKVTVKQGKRRLPVQITDDKVLFDFDPYGGMIKVTLKIQK; encoded by the coding sequence ATGAAGACATTTTCACTCTTTATCTTAAGTTTATTAATCAGTATTGGCTATTTGTCGGGAGCAGACTGGAATGTGCAAATAGCCAGATATAAACAGGATAAAGCTTGTGCTATCAGCTATACTTTTGACGATGGCCTGGCAGAACACTATACACTTCTTGTTCCCCAACTGGAAAAGAGAGGTTTTCGGGGAACATTCTGGGTCTGTGGTTCTAATATAAATAAGGATAACGAGAACATTACCGACACTACAAGAATGACTTGGCCTCAACTTAAGGAAATGGCTGATAATGGGCATGAGATATCCAATCATGGCTGGGCGCATAAAAACTTCGCACGTTTTCCTATCGAAGAGATAAAAGAGGATATTTTTAAGAATGATAGTGCTATCTTTGCAAATACAGGTGTAATGCCCCGTACTTTCTGCTATCCCAATAATAATAAAAAAGCGGAAGGACGGAGAATTGCCGTACAGAATCGTGTGGGGACGAGAACTCACCAGCGTTCGATTGGGAGTAAATCGACTCTGAAGGATTTGGAAAAATGGGTGAATACCTTGATTGAAACCAATGACTGGGGAGTAGGAATGACACATGGTTTAACCTATGGCTATGATGCTTTCCGCAATCCTCAACGTTTGTGGGATCATCTGGATCAAGTAAAAGCGAGAGAGAATGAAATATGGGTAGGAACATTCCGTGAAGTGGTTTCTTATATCAAGGAAAGGGAGGAAACTAAACTGGAAGTTGTGAATAAAAAGAATACCTTGTTGATTACTCCGGAACTTAAGTTGGATCAGGAACTGTTCGTTGAACCGTTGACAATGGTGATTACCGGTAAGGAAATAAAGAAAGTGACTGTGAAACAAGGAAAAAGAAGATTGCCGGTACAGATCACTGACGATAAAGTTCTTTTCGATTTCGACCCGTATGGCGGTATGATTAAGGTGACACTGAAAATTCAAAAATAA